From Proteiniborus ethanoligenes:
ATCTGGCTCTGGACAAAGCTCTAATACAATATATACTTGCTCTCCAGAAGATTTAGTTGAGGCAAATAAAATTCCAAGTATTCAGGAAATGTTTTTATCTATTGACTACATCGTAAGGCGACCATTGGTGCCTAATGAAAAAAGGAAAATTCTTGAATGGCTATATAATTACAACATGAGCCCTGAAGTAATAGTTAAAGCCTTTTTTCATGCAGTTGAAAAGAGAGGCATAAGAAAAATCAACTATATTGAAGGTATTATAAGAAATTGGTATGATATGGGTATAGTTAACTCAGAAGCTTTAGAAAATCATTTGAAGATGCAGGATGAAAAGTTTTACAGCTATGATAGAATAATGAGGTCCCTTGGCTTTAATAATAGAACCCCAAGTGAAGCAGAAATGAAAGTTATAGACAAATGGTTTGACGAATGGAAATTTACTATGGAGGTTGTTTTAAAAGCATGTGAAAACACTAAAAAAACTGCCAATCCTAGTGTGAATTATATTGATGGAATATTATCTTCATGGCACGAAAAAGGAATAAACACTGTAGAAGAAATAGCTGAAAAAGATAAGCCTAAAGCCCCTGCACAAAAAAAAGATAAGAATATTCAAGCAGGAGGAAATAATTTTAAAACCAGATTCCATACTATTGAACAGAGAACTTCAAAATATACCCCTGAGGAATTAGAAGAAATAGCAAGAAAACGAAGAGGATGATAATATATGGAAAAGCCATACATACAAGAAATATTAAGAGAATATGAGCTTAG
This genomic window contains:
- a CDS encoding DnaD domain-containing protein, yielding MSFFLEITNLDLGDTPVENIFINDFMPMANGTYVKVYLLGYKFAKDKDENLCLSNESISRHLNIPLSDVLKAWDFWEQKGIILKHKKEDGDEYDYKVEFLNLKQLYIKNNFMPKTSSGSGQSSNTIYTCSPEDLVEANKIPSIQEMFLSIDYIVRRPLVPNEKRKILEWLYNYNMSPEVIVKAFFHAVEKRGIRKINYIEGIIRNWYDMGIVNSEALENHLKMQDEKFYSYDRIMRSLGFNNRTPSEAEMKVIDKWFDEWKFTMEVVLKACENTKKTANPSVNYIDGILSSWHEKGINTVEEIAEKDKPKAPAQKKDKNIQAGGNNFKTRFHTIEQRTSKYTPEELEEIARKRRG